A single window of Nicotiana tomentosiformis chromosome 1, ASM39032v3, whole genome shotgun sequence DNA harbors:
- the LOC104102714 gene encoding protein ZINC INDUCED FACILITATOR-LIKE 1-like has protein sequence MAGELEGVKEKLVNKKEYYENCPGCKVDLHKAGQRGLPIKELFTIWIVILGTALPISSLFPFLYFMIRDFHIAKREEDISYYAGYVGSSYMLGRALTSVFWGLVADRYGRKPVIIFGTFVVVIFNTLFGLSVNFWMAIITRFLLGSLNGLIGPIKAYAAEIFREEYQALGMSTISTAWGIGLIIGPALGGFLAQPAEKYPSIFSKDSIFGRFPYFLPCLIISLFSLVVAIASFWLPETLHIHESSMPVHDSYEALEAASDTKEGNESTPKENLFKNWPLMSSIILYCVFSLHDMAYTEIFSLWAVSPRKFGGLSYSTADVGEVLSISGFGLLVFQLTLYPLVERYVGPVVTARVAGVLSIPLLTSYPYIAMLSGIALSVAINFASVMKNALSISIITGLFILQNKAVNQRQRGAANGIAMTAMSIFKALGPAGGGALFSWAQKRLDASILPGDQVVFFVLNVIEAIGVLMTFKPFLVETQNT, from the exons ATGGCGGGCGAATTAGAGGGAGTTAAGGAGAAGCTGGTGAATAAGAAAGAGTACTACGAGAATTGCCCGGGTTGTAAAGTGGATCTGCACAAAGCAGGGCAACGTGGCTTGCCCATTAAGGAGCTTTTCACTATATGGATTGTGATCCTTGGCACAG CACTTCCAATATCATCTCTCTTTCCATTTCTTTATTTCATG ATAAGGGACTTTCACATTGCAAAGAGAGAGGAAGATATTAGTTACTATGCAGGTTATGTAG GTTCTTCATATATGCTTGGAAGAGCTTTGACATCTGTCTTTTGGGGACTAGTGGCTGATCGATATGGCCGAAAACCAGTTATAATCTTCGGCACTTTTGTAGT GGTTATTTTCAATACTCTCTTTGGTCTTAGTGTCAACTTTTGGATGGCAATCATTACGCGATTTCTTCTCGGTTCTTTAAATGGTTTGATTGGACCAATAAAG GCATATGCTGCTGAAATTTTTCGTGAAGAATATCAAGCACTGGGAATGTCTACG ATTAGTACTGCATGGGGAATCGGATTGATTATTGGCCCAGCTTTAGGAGGCTTCCTTGCCCAG CCTGCAGAGAAATATCCGTCAATATTCTCTAAGGATTCTATATTTGGGAG ATTTCCCTACTTCTTGCCTTGCTTAATCATATCACTGTTTTCCTTGGTCGTGGCTATTGCTTCATTTTGGCTGCCG GAAACATTGCACATTCATGAATCAAGCATGCCGGTGCACGATTCATACGAGGCTCTGGAGGCTGCATCTGATACAAAAGAAGGAAATGAATCAACCCCAAAAGAAAACCTATTTAAGAATTGGCCGTTGATGTCATCCATCATATTATACTGCGTCTTCTCTCTTCATGATATGGCTTATACAGAG ATTTTCTCATTATGGGCTGTGAGCCCCAGAAAGTTTGGGGGCTTGAGTTATTCAACTGCTGATGTTGGTGAAGTACTATCAATCTCAG GGTTTGGCCTTCTAGTTTTCCAACTAACTCTATATCCATTGGTTGAGAGGTATGTTGGCCCTGTTGTCACTGCTCGAGTTGCAGGA GTTTTGTCGATTCCCTTGTTGACAAGTTACCCTTATATCGCTATGCTGTCTGGGATCGCCCTGTCTGTGGCAATAAATTTTGCATCCGTAATGAAGAATGCTTTGTCT ATCTCTATCATAACAGGATTGTTCATATTGCAAAACAAAGCAGTG AACCAGCGACAACGGGGAGCTGCTAATGGAATTGCCATGACAGCAATGTCAATTTTCAAAGCTCTCGGTCCTGCAGGGGGAGGAGCACT CTTTTCTTGGGCGCAAAAAAGGCTTGACGCTTCCATTCTTCCAG GTGATCAGGTGGTTTTCTTTGTGCTGAATGTGATTGAGGCAATTGGTGTGCTGATGACATTCAAACCATTCCTAGTTGAAACACAAAATACATAG